The genomic interval CACCGAAGGACAGTGCGAGGACTGGACCTATGGCGAGTGCTTCGAACTGGGTCAGGGTTCGGACCTCCTCCACTATTGGCGGCCCGGGTCTCCCTCTTACCCGCGACCTGATCCGTATTCCTGCCTCACGCAATCCGTCAAGCATGTGCGAAGACATCCCTCTCATGCTTCGAACGGGTTCTGATGATCAGGCGTGGCATATGAGCTCTTCTGGTTCAGAGGAGTTCTGCCTGTCCACATTCTCGTTCCCTTGCTATTGGGGCTGCAATCGGGAGAGACGACTCAGAGAGACCCAGTGACATACCGGATGCACGAGCGACCTGAGCGAAAGAATAACGCAGCGTACAGGGTCTCCATGCTCGCACGGGCCTGCACACACATGTACAAATCGCGTTTCGACCAGTGTGGGTGCAGAACACCAATTCCTTATCATGAGGGGACCAGGATAGCCAGAACGTCCGTATGGGAACTGAGAGCTCGAGGTCGGTTCGACACCTCATGAGACCTCGAGGAGTGACCCCAGTGCCGTCTCCTGGGAGTGACAAGACTCCTGTGTCCAATTCTGTCCAACTGAAAATGAACGGTACATGTGCACCACGCAGTGATGTCCAAGGCCGTCCAACCTCTGGGGAGCTGCTGCTGACCCGTGAAGTGATACGGCATCAGCGGCAACAATACGACTCATCAATGGTTTTAGTATGGGAGTGTGCAGAACGCTGCGTTCCGAGGGCAACGATGGGTGATGCGCACCGACATCCAAAGAATGTTAATATGGTATATGCGGGTGATTGGGTTGAGGTGTTCGTTGCGTGGGTATCATCGACCATGTTTCGAATCTCTTGAGTCAAGCGGACATAAAGTACACCCGTGAGGGCAATGCTCTCACCATGAGATGGAAGACAGACCACTTTGAAGACCTGAAAATAAAGGTAGTTGCTAACAGGGACGAATCGTGGCTCTACATTGTCGCGCCATTCACTAACTTTCACCAGGTCGGCGAGGCGAACAAGATGAAGTTGGCCTTCGATATGCTGAAGGAGTCATGGCGAGCCAATGGAGTGAAGTTTGCCATCGACGATGATGATGATATCATTGTCATAGCCGAGACAAACGACACGGACCTTAACGTCCAAGAGGTCAGGACCCTGGTGGGTCATGTGGTTCATGCATGCGACCGGCTTTGGGAAATATATCCCGGTTAGTCGAGTTCTGTATAGACAACACGTTGCGGCTCAGTTCCAGTGGACTGGGCCGTATCCCGTTTTTTTCGACACCTTGATAAGAGTGCTCGCTCGTTCTCGACTTCTGGCGAGACTCTGATGACTTCAACCACACCAGTGCCATTCCCGCCCGAGAAACGAGAGCGCCTTGTCGCCATACTGTATCCGAAGAGGATTGGGTTTCTGTGGGCGTACGTGGTTGGCGTGATAGTATTCATGGTGGGCTTCCTTTCGAACGTAGCGGCTTCGGCAGGGTGGATTATTCACAACGAGCTGTCATGGGACATTTCCATAATTGGTCTTGTGGCAGGCGCACTCATAGTGTCAGAGGCGGAAACGCGGCGTCGATCCACGCTGTACATAATCACAACATGGAACGTACGGGTCAGGACAGGACTGCTAAGGAAGAGAACAGTGCGCCTGTTCTATGACCAGATAAAGGAAATACGACTGCAGGTCGATCCGCAACGAAGGCGCATTTCGATTGGAGATTTGCAGTTCTACTCACAAGCTGGAGGAGATACTCCCGTCCTTGTCTTCAGGGACGTCTACAGTCCCGATGGCATAAAGGAGCTGATAACCCGGTTCATCGAGACCACTCCCAGCACGCCACCCTGGGCCCATGTGCCACGCTGAGACTGGTGCGTCGGACGGATCAAGTAGTCTTAGCAATCCTCAATAGGCAGTGGAGCCCAATAGTCCTGTCTGCTTGAGAGCAGGTCAGGGTGTTTGTGCGTTGAGCAGGGCGACAATAATGTACACGACGCACAGTGGTGAGGCGCTGAAGACAGAGCTAGACACAGGTCTCATGACACTTGACTTCAACCAACTGACAATATCCTCAATCGACCTCTCAGAAGTCCATCGGTTCGAGGACCTTCGTGAACTCTCACTCTCGAACAACTACATCACAAGCCTT from Candidatus Thorarchaeota archaeon carries:
- a CDS encoding leucine-rich repeat domain-containing protein, yielding MSRATIMYTTHSGEALKTELDTGLMTLDFNQLTISSIDLSEVHRFEDLRELSLSNNYITSLDLTPLRACRRLESVDLSANALSEARLEPICECPR
- a CDS encoding PH domain-containing protein, translated to MTSTTPVPFPPEKRERLVAILYPKRIGFLWAYVVGVIVFMVGFLSNVAASAGWIIHNELSWDISIIGLVAGALIVSEAETRRRSTLYIITTWNVRVRTGLLRKRTVRLFYDQIKEIRLQVDPQRRRISIGDLQFYSQAGGDTPVLVFRDVYSPDGIKELITRFIETTPSTPPWAHVPR